One genomic region from Kwoniella dejecticola CBS 10117 chromosome 1, complete sequence encodes:
- a CDS encoding multiprotein-bridging factor 1, with amino-acid sequence MSGWDDKPQIIGYKQQRPTVAKGSALNSAQRSGLVVSSESKGAGQTKGPADHQRIAKLDRDDAPKPPEKIGQDVGKAVATARMAIKNADGKSMTQKELATAVNAQPSAITDLEAGRAVPDQQLLSKLERKLNVKLRGAKNTIGGPLHPPKKK; translated from the exons ATG TCTGGCTGGGACGACAAACCTCAAATCATCGGCTACAAGCAACAAAGACCGACTGTAGCAAAAGGTTCGGCTTTGAACT CTGCTCAGCGATCAGGATTGGTAGTTTCTTCTGAATCGAAAGGAGCAGGTCAAACCAAAGGAC CTGCCGACCATCAACGTATCGCCAAGCTCGATAGGGACGATGCTCCTAAACCACCTGAGAAGATCGGacaaga CGTTGGAAAAGCAGTAGCAACAGCACGAATGGCCATCAAGAACGCTGACGGAAAATCGATGACCCAGAAAGAACTTGCCACAGCCGTCAATGCCCAGCCATCGGCCATCACAGATTTGGAAGCTGGTCGAGCGGTTCCGGATCAACAATTATTATCTAAATTGGAAAGGAAATTGAACGTCAAATTGAGAGGTGCCAAGAACACTATCGGTGGTCCTCTTCACccgccgaagaagaagtaa
- a CDS encoding metacaspase-1 — MSWNQYPGGNHHQQGNGGGYGYARPPPPQGYGGYAPPPPQQGYGGPPGGWNQAPPPPMGYNNGPQQGYYNGPQQGQAQGGWAPPTGAPVEQSYHQTGAGFMPPSGPPQGGGYAPPGSYGRATPARPPTNQQHYGPQLHGQNGQNAQPYFQYSQCTGRRKALCIGINYIGTSQALAGCINDAHNVQKFLIERYHYKAEDIVMLTDDARNPRQIPTRANILQACQWLTQGAQPNDALFFHYSGHGGQTKDLDGDEDDGYDEVIYPLDHQRAGHIVDDECEHHLLVRPLPAGCRLTAIFDSCHSGSCLDLPYIYSTEGTIKEPNLLAEAGQGLLGAGMSYLKGDTGGMIKGLMGIGKNLVNQNSDARKKTQETKTSPADVIMWSGCKDSQTSADTQEAGKATGAMSYAFIASLTKYPQQSYVQLLNTIRDELKGKYSQKPQLSASHPMDTNLLFIA; from the exons ATGTCGTGGAACCAATATCCTGGAGGCAATCACCACCAACAAGGTAAtggaggtggatatggatacGCGCgtcctcctccgcctcaaGGATATGGAGGGTatgcaccaccacctcctcaacaGGGGTACGGCGGTCCACCTGGAGGATGGAATCaagctcctccaccacccatggg GTATAACAACGGACCTCAGCAAGGTTATTATAATGGACCGCAACAAGGGCAAGCGCAAGGTGGATGGGCTCCTCCGACTGGCGCACCAGTCGAGCAGAGCTATCATCAGACCGGAGCGGGGTTCATGCCTCCATCAGGACCACCTCAAGGTGGTGGCTATGCTCCGCCAGGATCATATGGAAGAGCTACTCCTG ctcgaccacCCACCAACCAGCAGCATTATGGTCCTCAATTGCACGGCCAGAACGGCCAGAACGCTCAACCATACTTCCAATACTCTCAAT GTACTGGTCGAAGGAAGGCATTATGC ATCGGTATAAACTACATTGGAACTTCTCAAGCCTTAGCAGGCTGTATCAACGATGCTCATAACGTACAGAAATTCTTGATCG AGCGATACCATTACAAAGCTGAAGATATCGTCATGCTCACTGATGACGCCAGAAATCCAAGACAAATCCCGACTCGAGCCAATATACTTCAAGCTTGTCAATGGTTGACTCAAGGAGCTCAACCGAACGATGCTTTGTTCTTCCACTA CTCCGGACATGGTGGGCAGACTAAGGATCTAgatggcgatgaggatgacggatATGATGAGGTCATCTACCCATTGGATCATCAGAGAGCTGGACATATCGTGGATGATGAATGTGA GCACCATCTACTGGTCAGACCGCTTCCTGCGGGATGTAGACTCACAGCCATCTTTGACTC GTGTCACTCAGGTTCATGTTTGGATCTACCATATATCTACTCGACCGAGGGAACGATCAAGGAGCCCAATCTGCTTgctgaagctggacaaggtTTACTAGGTGCAGGAATGAGCTATCTCAA GGGTGACACGGGAGGTATGATCAAAGGTTTGATGGG AATCGGTAAAAATCTTGTCAACCAGAATTCAGACGCCAGAAAGAAGACGCAAGAGACCAAGACTAGTCCTGCAGATGTCATCATGTGGTCAGGATGTAAAGATTCTCAGACT TCTGCGGATACGCAAGAAGCTGGTAAAGCGACTGGAGCAATGTCATACGCTTTCATCGCCTCTCTGACGAAGTACCCTCAGCAAAGTTACGTGCAATTGTTAAATACGATCAGAGATGAGTTGAAGGGTAAATATAGTCAAAAGCCGCAATTATCTGCTTCTCACC CAATGGACACGAACCTGTTATTTATCGCTTAG